In one window of Skermanella rosea DNA:
- a CDS encoding response regulator transcription factor — MATASTNPAAGVVPSKVALVDDDDLFRESLGMNLADEGYEVIPFDRGAPALDYFLRGGNADVVLLDWRMPKMDGIDVLRQLRASGIEVPVIFLTVLSDQIYEEAALAGGAVDFVEKSRSLPILLKRMQLILGGRKTGPDEGDPAAAPGAQAGAAPAGGGNPNLFNRGELELRLDGSRAFWKGTRVDLTLTEFNIVRLMATRPGEDISYREIYDLVHGKGFVAGYGPAGYRANVRAFIKRIRQKFRMVDGDFDLIDNYPGFGYRWSDDPVGGEMDGDDDLRGHAGGLS; from the coding sequence ATGGCAACCGCATCAACTAACCCGGCTGCCGGCGTCGTGCCGTCCAAGGTCGCCTTGGTCGATGACGACGACCTCTTCCGGGAATCGTTGGGCATGAACCTGGCCGACGAGGGATACGAGGTCATCCCCTTCGACCGCGGCGCTCCGGCGCTCGACTATTTCCTGCGCGGCGGCAACGCCGACGTGGTCCTGCTCGACTGGCGCATGCCCAAGATGGACGGCATCGACGTGCTGCGCCAGCTCAGGGCCAGCGGCATCGAGGTGCCGGTGATCTTCCTGACCGTGCTGTCGGACCAGATCTACGAGGAGGCCGCCCTGGCCGGCGGCGCGGTCGATTTCGTCGAGAAATCCCGGTCGCTGCCGATCCTGCTGAAGCGCATGCAGCTGATCCTGGGCGGGCGCAAGACCGGCCCGGACGAGGGCGATCCCGCCGCGGCGCCGGGCGCGCAGGCCGGTGCGGCGCCCGCGGGCGGCGGCAACCCCAACCTGTTCAACCGCGGCGAGCTGGAACTGCGGCTGGACGGCAGCCGGGCCTTCTGGAAGGGCACCCGGGTCGACCTGACCCTGACCGAGTTCAACATCGTGCGGCTGATGGCGACCCGGCCGGGCGAGGACATCTCCTACCGCGAGATCTACGACCTGGTGCACGGCAAGGGGTTCGTCGCCGGCTACGGTCCGGCGGGATACCGGGCCAACGTCCGCGCCTTCATCAAGCGCATCCGCCAGAAGTTCAGGATGGTCGACGGCGACTTCGACCTGATCGACAACTATCCCGGTTTCGGCTACCGCTGGAGCGACGATCCGGTCGGCGGCGAGATGGACGGCGACGACGACCTGCGGGGGCATGCCGGAGGCTTGAGTTGA